A stretch of Pelagicoccus enzymogenes DNA encodes these proteins:
- a CDS encoding DUF445 domain-containing protein, whose translation MNKSLVTNLIAVALLILGAALPDSAAKPFVLNAGVFALAGAVTNWIAVHMLFEKVPGLYGSGVIAARFEEFKAAIHKLVMESFFTEENFMKFADTALHQGLDAETLEKSIDMDELFEGFLQVVAHSKFGGMLSMFGGAKVLEPLRDPFKEEFRKRLKQIVDSLDISQSHSSFEKVQPMIEGLVRGKLDELTAPQVKQILSDLIREHLGWLVVWGGVFGALIGLLSTSLQTAFL comes from the coding sequence ATGAACAAGAGCCTCGTCACGAACCTCATCGCTGTCGCTTTGCTAATCCTGGGAGCAGCCCTACCCGATTCCGCTGCCAAGCCTTTCGTGCTGAACGCGGGCGTCTTCGCCCTCGCCGGCGCCGTAACCAACTGGATCGCCGTTCACATGCTGTTCGAAAAAGTCCCCGGCCTCTACGGATCGGGAGTGATCGCCGCGCGTTTCGAGGAGTTCAAAGCAGCCATCCACAAGCTCGTGATGGAAAGCTTCTTCACCGAAGAAAATTTCATGAAGTTCGCCGACACGGCCCTGCACCAAGGGCTCGACGCGGAAACCTTGGAAAAGTCCATCGACATGGACGAGCTCTTCGAAGGCTTCCTGCAAGTAGTGGCCCACTCAAAATTCGGAGGCATGCTGTCCATGTTCGGCGGGGCAAAGGTACTCGAACCCCTGCGCGACCCCTTCAAGGAGGAGTTTCGCAAACGCCTAAAGCAAATCGTCGATTCGCTCGATATTAGCCAATCGCACAGCTCATTCGAAAAAGTACAACCCATGATCGAGGGACTCGTCCGCGGGAAGCTCGACGAGCTCACCGCGCCTCAGGTGAAACAAATCCTCTCCGACTTGATTCGCGAACACCTCGGTTGGCTCGTGGTTTGGGGAGGCGTGTTCGGCGCTTTGATCGGACTGCTTTCAACCAGCCTGCAAACCGCCTTTCTCTAA
- a CDS encoding outer membrane beta-barrel protein — MKPLSLTSLALIGAALLTPATPLLAGPRFAGGDVTVQGTVSITESSRVSPNSNAGSDTIYGFTPAISYTRESNRMNLEGSLSFPVRRYDNNDSLDSDSISFNLGGEIPFGAGPKLSGNWGVNYFDGVRESFLTNQNLDSETFSVSAYADYLLQRRLSFRTRASYNDRSNDGVFGSFSSANTTTLFAAGLHARELIRGRIGMYAEYQIQERKTDFITIGDEAVDDTDDGLNFGITGQILPERLFPKLDADLSFGFTSTSVSDRVNSRPNSGNSNRLTLNGKLGYPMNAKTNVALTYNRNLEVTDDDRTVERSQVNLAVDYTPQPKLGFVASIGMSSNDYIYDVDSRNDDVFTATFSTRYSIRSNWSANLSYNYRDSSSNQAISDYDSSQITLSTTVSY, encoded by the coding sequence ATGAAGCCTCTCAGCCTGACATCCCTCGCCTTGATCGGCGCAGCCCTCCTCACGCCCGCCACGCCCCTGCTAGCCGGACCTCGATTCGCGGGCGGAGACGTGACAGTCCAAGGGACTGTATCCATCACGGAAAGCAGCCGCGTGAGTCCAAATTCGAATGCGGGATCCGACACCATCTACGGGTTCACGCCAGCAATCAGCTACACGCGAGAATCGAATAGGATGAACCTAGAGGGCAGCTTGAGCTTTCCCGTACGACGTTACGACAACAACGACTCGCTCGATTCTGACTCCATCAGCTTCAACCTAGGCGGAGAGATTCCCTTCGGCGCCGGTCCGAAACTATCGGGCAACTGGGGGGTCAACTACTTCGACGGCGTGCGCGAGAGCTTTCTCACCAACCAAAACCTCGACTCTGAAACCTTCTCAGTCAGCGCCTACGCCGACTACCTGCTGCAAAGACGCCTCAGTTTCCGCACTCGAGCATCTTACAACGACCGGTCAAACGACGGCGTCTTCGGCTCGTTTTCAAGCGCCAACACAACGACCCTTTTCGCAGCGGGACTGCATGCCCGCGAACTGATCCGCGGACGCATCGGCATGTATGCGGAATACCAAATCCAAGAGCGCAAAACGGATTTCATCACTATCGGGGACGAGGCCGTGGACGATACCGACGACGGCCTAAACTTCGGCATCACTGGCCAAATCCTCCCCGAACGCCTCTTTCCAAAGCTCGATGCTGACCTGTCCTTCGGATTCACTTCCACGAGCGTCAGCGATCGCGTGAACTCCCGTCCCAATAGCGGCAACAGCAACCGCCTCACCCTCAACGGAAAGCTAGGCTACCCGATGAACGCCAAAACAAACGTGGCGCTCACCTACAACCGAAACCTGGAGGTCACCGACGACGATCGCACGGTTGAACGAAGCCAGGTGAACCTCGCTGTCGACTACACGCCCCAGCCCAAGCTAGGCTTCGTCGCCTCTATCGGCATGAGCAGCAACGACTACATCTACGATGTCGACTCGCGAAACGACGACGTCTTCACCGCGACCTTCAGCACGCGCTACTCGATTCGCTCCAACTGGTCAGCCAATCTCTCCTATAACTACCGCGATTCCTCCTCCAACCAAGCCATCAGCGACTACGATTCTTCCCAGATCACACTCTCCACTACGGTTTCCTACTAA
- a CDS encoding alpha/beta hydrolase — protein MALIHFDFFSETLRLSSSIKVAFSQRIKQQKGSDHRSPVLYLLHGLSDDHTTWTRRTSIERYAEAYDVTVVMPAVHRSFYRNTHAGHRYYDYVAHELPEICQRYFSISENRDDTFVAGLSMGGYGAFKLALSNPDRYAAAASLSGVLDIAALAGDREERLPDWPSIFGPEAVIQNSEDDLLHLASKLKAENRADIPALYQCCGTEDYLYLANQSFLAHSRSIGLELDYEEGPGAHEWGYWDASIQRVLNWLPLQQLESDLATAANATETK, from the coding sequence ATGGCTCTGATCCACTTCGACTTCTTTTCCGAAACCTTGCGCCTCTCCTCTTCGATCAAGGTGGCCTTCAGCCAGCGTATCAAGCAACAGAAAGGCAGCGACCACAGGAGCCCGGTGCTCTACCTCCTGCACGGCCTGTCCGACGACCACACGACCTGGACGCGCCGCACCAGTATCGAACGCTACGCCGAGGCCTACGACGTTACCGTTGTCATGCCCGCCGTCCATCGAAGCTTCTATCGGAACACCCACGCCGGACACCGCTACTACGACTACGTTGCTCACGAGCTTCCCGAAATCTGCCAGCGATACTTTTCCATTTCCGAAAATCGCGACGACACATTCGTGGCAGGCCTTTCCATGGGAGGATACGGCGCCTTCAAACTAGCCCTTTCCAACCCTGACCGCTACGCTGCAGCCGCCAGCCTCTCCGGCGTTCTGGATATCGCAGCCTTGGCTGGGGACAGGGAGGAACGGCTGCCGGATTGGCCCTCTATCTTCGGCCCCGAGGCGGTAATCCAAAACAGCGAGGACGATTTGCTTCATCTCGCATCGAAACTGAAAGCGGAAAACCGCGCCGACATCCCCGCCCTCTACCAGTGCTGCGGAACGGAGGACTACCTGTACCTCGCCAACCAGAGCTTCCTCGCCCACTCCCGTTCCATCGGGCTCGAGCTCGATTACGAGGAAGGTCCTGGCGCCCACGAATGGGGATACTGGGACGCAAGCATCCAACGCGTCTTGAATTGGCTGCCGCTGCAACAGCTCGAAAGCGATCTTGCCACCGCGGCGAACGCCACCGAAACAAAATAG
- a CDS encoding FkbM family methyltransferase encodes MPQVSRALKRVFLSLMPEAKLLAYLEKHPNARKAAPKGMQFVFDGYLGKFRVNIDTKYKVERIMWTGKFEEKLVALASQRVSEGSVCFDVGGNVGAISIALADKVGDSGRVHTFELNPTNFGRLSANLAHNPELEKRVTLNNVGISDQPGTLFWSEDPGNPGNGMLGEKGDIESKVISLDSYCVSNAIEKIDFMKVDVEGMELQVFRGAENALKRFKPTIYFETLSRFSSDGNEQLRPHRNLPRVPRLRDEQTARRRNRLPRQHSPSRILYRRGGKIKTAGDRRTRPSCRSENAAPVEDSPGSHLLRLHRLVG; translated from the coding sequence ATGCCACAAGTCAGCCGCGCCCTCAAACGAGTCTTCCTGAGCCTGATGCCAGAAGCCAAGCTCCTCGCATACCTCGAAAAACACCCAAACGCCCGCAAGGCTGCTCCCAAAGGCATGCAATTCGTCTTCGACGGCTACCTCGGGAAATTTCGGGTAAACATCGATACCAAGTACAAGGTCGAGCGCATCATGTGGACCGGCAAGTTCGAGGAAAAGCTCGTCGCTCTAGCCAGCCAACGCGTGAGCGAAGGGTCCGTCTGCTTCGACGTCGGCGGCAACGTGGGAGCCATCTCCATCGCCTTGGCCGACAAAGTTGGCGACAGCGGACGCGTGCACACCTTCGAGCTTAATCCCACCAATTTCGGCCGCCTATCCGCGAACCTAGCCCACAATCCCGAGCTAGAGAAGCGGGTCACCCTCAACAACGTGGGCATTTCCGACCAGCCCGGCACCCTATTCTGGAGCGAAGATCCCGGCAACCCGGGCAACGGCATGCTTGGCGAAAAGGGCGACATCGAGTCCAAGGTCATCAGCCTCGACTCCTACTGCGTGTCCAACGCCATCGAAAAAATCGACTTCATGAAAGTCGACGTTGAAGGGATGGAGCTTCAAGTGTTCAGAGGAGCCGAGAACGCTCTCAAGAGGTTCAAGCCAACTATCTATTTCGAGACGCTCAGCCGCTTTTCCTCCGACGGAAACGAACAACTTCGACCGCATCGAAACCTACCTCGTGTCCCTCGGCTACGTGATGAACAAACTGCACGCCGACGGAACCGTCTCCCCCGCCAGCATTCGCCAAGCCGGATCCTATACCGTCGCGGTGGCAAAATAAAAACGGCAGGCGACCGGCGTACCCGTCCTTCCTGCCGCTCAGAGAACGCCGCACCAGTCGAAGACTCGCCCGGCAGCCATTTGCTGAGGCTACATCGGCTGGTCGGATAA
- a CDS encoding HDOD domain-containing protein, with product MQTTTNRGLDSQRGPLEEPDWKRAFIARVEKLPTLGKVCRELYFYLQEKHSTTQGATELVGKDPLLTVEIVRSSKSAVYGSRGANSVKDAVQAIGLERLGRIALRLWLRNLIPHHLSVYNIDGGNFIRRSFACGSAMRFIYQGDTERAETAYAIGLLHAIGWVIVDEAVRLISGDELVFLEKTSRRLAEAELREFGTTHAEVGGLALKIWGFSKEVHIPVSSQFLNPPMKDRYDWTQSLAIARFMADRVLESFNGVKDPLRGEGRAVYRGKTLSEVFEYTLAMVEEEAGHQQAN from the coding sequence ATGCAAACGACAACGAACAGGGGTCTCGACTCGCAACGAGGCCCCCTTGAAGAGCCCGACTGGAAGCGAGCGTTTATCGCCCGCGTCGAGAAGCTGCCTACCCTTGGCAAGGTCTGTCGCGAGCTGTACTTCTATTTGCAGGAAAAGCACTCGACCACGCAGGGTGCGACCGAACTGGTGGGCAAGGATCCACTTTTAACGGTTGAGATCGTGCGGAGCTCTAAGTCCGCGGTCTACGGATCACGCGGGGCGAATTCCGTTAAGGATGCGGTTCAGGCGATAGGATTGGAACGACTAGGGCGAATCGCCCTGAGGCTCTGGCTGCGGAACCTGATCCCGCACCATCTCTCGGTATACAACATCGACGGCGGCAACTTCATCCGTCGCTCCTTCGCCTGCGGCTCCGCGATGCGCTTCATCTACCAAGGCGATACCGAGCGGGCGGAAACCGCCTACGCGATCGGATTGCTGCATGCGATCGGCTGGGTGATCGTGGACGAAGCGGTCCGATTGATCAGTGGAGACGAGCTGGTTTTTTTAGAGAAAACCTCGAGGCGGCTTGCGGAAGCGGAGTTGCGGGAGTTTGGAACGACTCATGCCGAAGTCGGCGGGCTTGCGCTTAAGATCTGGGGCTTTTCCAAGGAGGTGCATATCCCTGTGTCCTCGCAATTTTTAAATCCCCCGATGAAGGACCGATATGATTGGACGCAGAGCTTGGCGATCGCCCGTTTCATGGCGGATCGCGTTTTAGAGTCGTTCAATGGCGTTAAGGATCCGCTGCGCGGCGAAGGGCGCGCGGTCTATCGTGGCAAGACTTTGTCCGAAGTTTTCGAATACACGCTTGCGATGGTGGAAGAAGAAGCCGGACACCAGCAAGCCAACTAG
- a CDS encoding response regulator transcription factor produces MILVNPPKEILYIDEHPVCHAGLQAFIEASPSHVLAYAAPSIDDPDLPDSVDLAIIEITSTHPRGIAAVRELKQKYPHARVLVLSSYDECIYADRCLKAGANGFIMKAAPLSELKHAIETVTEGELYVSENVKSLMINRLANPGASEGSASFHNLSDRELLIVEQIGMSKNNKEIAQALQISVKTIESHRSRIKAKLRLDSPQDLMRYAMRMHYL; encoded by the coding sequence ATGATCCTAGTAAATCCTCCCAAAGAAATTCTCTACATCGACGAACACCCCGTCTGCCACGCCGGCCTGCAAGCCTTTATCGAAGCCAGTCCAAGCCACGTGCTCGCATACGCCGCTCCATCCATCGACGACCCTGACTTGCCGGACTCCGTCGACCTGGCCATCATAGAGATCACTTCCACCCACCCCCGAGGCATCGCTGCCGTCCGCGAGCTGAAGCAAAAGTACCCGCATGCTCGCGTGCTCGTGCTCAGCAGCTACGACGAATGCATCTATGCCGACCGCTGCCTCAAGGCCGGCGCCAACGGCTTCATCATGAAAGCCGCTCCGCTCTCCGAGCTAAAGCACGCCATCGAAACCGTAACCGAAGGGGAGCTCTACGTGAGCGAAAACGTAAAGTCACTCATGATCAATCGACTGGCAAATCCCGGGGCCAGCGAAGGCTCCGCGTCCTTTCATAACCTCTCCGACCGCGAGCTTTTGATCGTCGAGCAAATCGGCATGTCAAAAAACAATAAAGAGATAGCTCAGGCGCTGCAAATTAGCGTAAAGACGATAGAGTCCCATAGATCTCGAATCAAAGCGAAGCTTCGCTTGGACAGTCCGCAGGACCTCATGCGGTACGCCATGCGAATGCACTACCTGTAA
- a CDS encoding response regulator, with translation MNSSASSRNECQKALLAEDDSLIRELVAHYLQKLGYEVCEAPNGAVALELLEANAGNSFDLIVTDLLMPKASGETVVKQAKAKGACDRFLIMSGNPVGPQDKKLGIGAHSRYIEKPFTFGDFESKLHALVEEPIPQGA, from the coding sequence GTGAACTCATCAGCATCCTCCCGAAACGAATGTCAAAAAGCGCTCCTCGCGGAGGATGACTCCCTGATTCGGGAACTGGTCGCCCACTACCTGCAAAAGCTAGGCTACGAAGTCTGCGAAGCGCCAAACGGGGCGGTCGCCTTGGAACTGCTCGAGGCAAACGCTGGGAATTCCTTCGACTTGATCGTGACCGACTTGCTCATGCCAAAAGCCAGCGGCGAGACGGTAGTCAAGCAAGCGAAAGCCAAGGGCGCCTGCGATCGCTTCCTTATCATGTCAGGCAACCCTGTCGGTCCGCAGGACAAAAAACTGGGCATCGGCGCCCATTCCCGCTACATCGAAAAGCCCTTTACCTTCGGCGATTTCGAATCGAAACTTCACGCCTTGGTGGAAGAACCGATCCCTCAGGGAGCTTAG
- the surE gene encoding 5'/3'-nucleotidase SurE, producing the protein MPKILIVNDDGIDSPLLLALVSSFQRLGEVVVAAPRYEQSWVAKCMSRFKDVDVIERKDLPCEAYSISGSPADCVNLALGHLLTEKPLCVVSGINVGHNAGLAYLLSSGTVGAALEGALHGIPSFAASLGLDRGDYDRLKDNPQALGESLGGKAELAAEILANFVEKTLASTEPSYGVVHKINFPSAPIEENTEIVRSNPARTEAGSFFAQKGNAYRFTYCELGENEPATPTDRETLISGKISYSRLDFSQLGRIV; encoded by the coding sequence ATGCCAAAAATCCTCATCGTAAACGACGACGGGATAGACTCCCCGCTCCTGCTCGCTCTCGTATCCAGTTTCCAACGACTTGGCGAAGTCGTGGTCGCCGCCCCACGCTACGAGCAAAGCTGGGTCGCCAAATGCATGAGCCGCTTCAAGGACGTCGACGTCATCGAGCGTAAAGATCTACCTTGCGAAGCCTACTCCATCTCCGGCTCGCCCGCCGACTGCGTCAATCTCGCCCTCGGACACCTCCTTACCGAAAAGCCCCTCTGCGTCGTCTCCGGCATCAACGTCGGCCACAACGCCGGCCTCGCTTACCTGCTCTCCTCCGGCACCGTCGGCGCCGCCCTCGAAGGCGCCCTGCACGGCATCCCCTCGTTTGCCGCATCCCTCGGGCTCGACCGCGGCGATTACGACCGGCTAAAGGACAATCCCCAAGCCCTCGGCGAATCGCTCGGCGGCAAAGCGGAACTCGCCGCCGAGATCCTCGCCAACTTCGTGGAGAAGACCTTGGCGTCCACCGAGCCCAGCTACGGCGTGGTGCACAAGATAAATTTCCCCTCCGCCCCTATCGAAGAAAATACGGAAATCGTCCGCTCGAATCCAGCCCGCACGGAAGCCGGCAGCTTCTTCGCCCAAAAAGGAAACGCCTATCGCTTCACCTACTGCGAGCTCGGCGAAAACGAACCTGCTACGCCTACGGACCGCGAGACGCTCATCTCCGGCAAGATCAGCTACTCGCGCCTCGACTTTTCGCAACTCGGACGCATTGTGTAG
- the pnp gene encoding polyribonucleotide nucleotidyltransferase — protein MIQKHSITVDDLDITFSTGDVANLASGAVTVSTGETSLFVSATVAKTVREGQDWFPLTVDYREKYTAAGRIPGGYFKREGRPSEKEILTSRLCDRPCRPLFPKGFLNEVQIIGFLLSADQVNDADILMVNGASAALAISDIPWNGPIGAVRVGQIDGHFVANPTIEEQYASDLDLIYVGTKEEMLMIEGSADQIPEDRFLEALQFAHEAIQPIIAGIEQLRAEAGKEKKTFPLCVLEDEVRQIVNSLVGGRIGEACAAGDKQERNAKIDELKVLAEGALQEKYGDDYNPAQLNMAMEELLEHTYRKSILDNGVRAGGRKPNELRELKSKVGVVPRVHGSALFSRGETQGLVLTTLGPANQAQSLDAITGGPTTKSFMLHYNFPPFSVGETGRFGSPGRREIGHGALAERSLLPVVPSEDVFPYSIRISSEIMASNGSTSMASICGGCLSLMDAGVPITDPVAGISVGLVSEFDENGKPGKHHILTDILGEEDHFGDMDFKIAGTKNGITGFQLDLKINGLPFDIVKASVAQSREARLQILENMATAIAAPREEVAATAPRITTVQINPEKIGALIGPGGKNIRRIVEITGAQVDINEDNSGRVNVYATSEESMKRALHEIDLVCGEIEEGKIYRGIVKATKEFGCFVEVLPGQEGLVHISELADFRVRKTEDVCKPGDEMVVKCLGVDERGRVRLSRKAALEELEARRAAKEKAEAGEEEPAAEAPEAAEEPSEEKTEA, from the coding sequence ATGATACAGAAACATAGCATCACCGTAGACGACCTCGACATCACATTCTCCACCGGCGACGTAGCGAACCTCGCCTCCGGCGCCGTGACCGTCTCCACCGGCGAAACCAGCCTCTTCGTTTCCGCTACCGTCGCCAAGACCGTGCGCGAAGGCCAGGACTGGTTCCCCCTCACCGTCGACTACCGCGAAAAGTACACCGCTGCCGGCCGCATTCCAGGCGGCTACTTCAAGCGCGAAGGCCGTCCTTCCGAAAAGGAAATCCTCACTTCCCGCCTCTGCGACCGTCCTTGCCGTCCGCTCTTCCCGAAGGGCTTCCTCAACGAAGTACAAATCATCGGTTTCCTCCTCTCCGCTGACCAAGTAAACGACGCGGACATCCTGATGGTTAACGGCGCCTCCGCTGCCCTCGCCATCTCCGACATCCCTTGGAACGGCCCCATCGGTGCCGTACGCGTCGGGCAAATCGACGGCCACTTCGTCGCCAACCCAACCATCGAAGAGCAATACGCTTCCGACCTCGACCTCATCTACGTCGGCACCAAGGAAGAGATGCTCATGATCGAAGGTTCCGCGGACCAGATCCCAGAAGACCGATTCCTCGAAGCCCTTCAGTTCGCCCACGAAGCCATCCAGCCCATCATCGCTGGCATCGAGCAACTCCGCGCCGAAGCCGGCAAGGAGAAGAAGACCTTCCCGCTTTGCGTCCTCGAAGACGAAGTTCGCCAGATCGTCAACTCCCTCGTTGGCGGCCGCATCGGCGAAGCGTGCGCCGCTGGCGACAAGCAAGAGCGCAACGCCAAGATCGACGAGCTCAAGGTTCTCGCCGAAGGTGCCCTGCAGGAAAAGTACGGCGACGACTACAATCCCGCCCAGCTCAACATGGCGATGGAAGAGCTCCTCGAGCACACCTACCGCAAGTCCATCCTCGACAACGGCGTCCGCGCCGGAGGCCGCAAGCCAAACGAGCTCCGCGAACTCAAGTCCAAGGTCGGCGTCGTACCTCGCGTACACGGTTCCGCCCTCTTCTCCCGTGGTGAAACCCAAGGTCTCGTCCTCACCACTCTCGGTCCAGCAAATCAGGCCCAGTCGCTCGACGCCATCACCGGCGGCCCGACCACCAAGTCCTTCATGCTGCACTACAACTTCCCTCCCTTCTCCGTTGGCGAAACCGGCCGTTTCGGTTCCCCTGGTCGTCGCGAGATCGGACACGGCGCCCTCGCTGAGCGTTCGCTCCTGCCCGTCGTTCCTTCGGAAGACGTATTCCCGTACTCGATACGCATCAGCTCCGAGATCATGGCTTCCAACGGATCCACTTCCATGGCATCCATCTGCGGCGGCTGTCTCTCCCTCATGGACGCTGGCGTGCCCATCACCGATCCCGTCGCCGGTATCTCCGTAGGCCTCGTTTCCGAGTTCGACGAAAACGGCAAGCCCGGTAAGCACCACATCCTCACCGACATCCTCGGTGAAGAAGACCACTTCGGCGACATGGACTTCAAGATCGCCGGTACCAAGAACGGTATCACCGGCTTCCAGCTGGACCTCAAAATCAACGGTCTCCCCTTCGACATCGTCAAGGCCTCCGTCGCTCAGTCCCGCGAAGCTCGCCTGCAAATCCTCGAAAACATGGCCACCGCGATCGCCGCGCCACGTGAAGAAGTTGCAGCAACCGCTCCACGTATCACCACCGTCCAGATCAACCCTGAGAAGATCGGCGCCCTCATCGGCCCAGGCGGCAAGAACATCCGCCGTATCGTCGAAATCACCGGCGCTCAGGTTGATATCAACGAGGACAACTCCGGCCGCGTGAACGTCTACGCCACCAGCGAAGAGTCCATGAAGCGCGCCCTCCACGAAATCGACCTCGTTTGCGGCGAAATCGAAGAAGGCAAGATCTACCGCGGTATCGTCAAGGCGACCAAGGAATTCGGCTGCTTCGTGGAAGTGCTCCCCGGCCAAGAAGGCCTCGTGCACATCTCCGAGCTCGCAGACTTCCGCGTCCGCAAGACCGAAGACGTCTGCAAGCCAGGCGACGAAATGGTCGTCAAGTGCCTCGGCGTCGACGAGCGTGGACGCGTTCGCCTCTCCCGCAAGGCCGCTCTCGAAGAGCTCGAAGCTCGCCGCGCCGCTAAGGAAAAGGCCGAAGCTGGCGAAGAAGAGCCAGCTGCCGAAGCTCCCGAGGCAGCTGAAGAGCCAAGCGAAGAAAAGACCGAAGCGTAG
- the rpsO gene encoding 30S ribosomal protein S15, whose product MANSKSIDKAQIIGDFKTHDSDTGSSDVQIALLSARINHLTEHLRTNRKDFHTRRGLLALAARRRKLLNYLKKTDLEKYNELLQRLNLRK is encoded by the coding sequence ATGGCTAACAGCAAATCAATCGACAAGGCCCAGATCATTGGCGACTTCAAGACTCACGACTCCGACACCGGATCCTCAGACGTTCAGATCGCCCTTCTGTCGGCTCGCATCAACCACCTGACCGAGCACCTCCGCACGAACCGCAAGGACTTCCACACGCGCCGTGGTCTCCTCGCCCTCGCCGCTCGCCGTCGCAAGCTTCTCAACTACCTGAAGAAGACTGACCTCGAGAAGTACAACGAACTTCTCCAGCGCCTCAACCTCCGCAAATAA
- a CDS encoding response regulator, with protein MSIRVFIVDDHPLVRQGLTQIIGGQEDFEVCGEAEDSPSAMRGIDNTKPDVVIVDISLQGNNGLELIKNLKAIHEKLPILVFSMHDESIYAQRALRAGAKAYVMKKESSEKIIEAIRKILKGEIYVSPRVADQVLHQIVNGPSNASASPVDRLTDRELEVVQLIGRGLSTREIAESLHLSVKTIESHRAHVKEKLNLRNATELVQFSVQWVDQQES; from the coding sequence ATGTCGATAAGAGTATTCATCGTAGACGATCACCCCCTCGTCCGTCAGGGCCTCACCCAAATCATCGGCGGACAAGAAGACTTCGAAGTGTGCGGGGAAGCCGAGGATTCACCTTCCGCGATGCGGGGTATCGACAACACGAAGCCCGACGTCGTCATAGTCGACATATCCCTACAAGGGAACAACGGGCTGGAACTCATCAAGAACCTTAAGGCCATCCACGAAAAGCTGCCGATCCTCGTTTTCTCCATGCACGACGAGTCGATCTACGCCCAACGCGCATTGCGAGCTGGAGCCAAGGCTTACGTGATGAAAAAGGAGTCTTCCGAAAAGATCATCGAAGCCATCCGCAAGATTCTCAAAGGCGAAATCTATGTAAGCCCTCGCGTCGCCGACCAGGTGCTGCACCAGATCGTGAACGGTCCCAGCAACGCCTCCGCCTCGCCGGTGGACCGTCTCACCGACCGCGAACTGGAAGTCGTGCAACTGATTGGACGCGGACTCTCAACCAGAGAGATAGCCGAAAGCCTGCACTTGTCGGTCAAAACCATCGAGTCCCACCGAGCCCACGTGAAGGAAAAGCTCAACCTCCGCAACGCGACAGAACTGGTTCAGTTCTCCGTCCAGTGGGTCGACCAGCAAGAGTCCTGA